In Arcobacter sp. F155, one DNA window encodes the following:
- a CDS encoding cation:proton antiporter yields MGEEILIIISISLIIFTSPLISKVVKLPTITVEIILGALAAYFAFIVEHSILELVAQLGFLYLMFLAGLEVDLKKIINISGNLLRKSIFYNVILFSLAAIGTIYLEIGYIFIVILPLISIGLLAALKKEYGDVEWIRLAITVGLIGEIISIFALTTVTAALEFGINFDFYRTMTLFVLFLIFMVVIYKFFHNLIWWYPEIKAVLMPENDHQEQDIRLSMGIFFLMIAVMMLLNLKVAFGAFIAGTFITTFFEEHNKQLPHKLEHFGFGWLVPIFFIYVGSSFELESLFEDGLVEKAFYIALSMIAIRFIASMLFVNEMGWNRFYMVGLSHSMPITLLIAVATIAYNNHSITQFYYYAFILAAIMEVLIVMVAIRILSNFIKPPEKVAK; encoded by the coding sequence ATGGGTGAAGAAATTTTAATCATAATATCAATCTCTTTGATAATTTTTACTTCACCTTTAATCTCAAAGGTTGTAAAGCTTCCAACTATTACTGTTGAGATAATACTTGGAGCTTTAGCTGCATATTTTGCATTTATTGTTGAGCACTCTATTTTAGAGCTTGTTGCACAGTTGGGTTTTTTATACTTGATGTTCCTAGCTGGACTTGAAGTTGATTTAAAGAAGATTATAAACATCTCTGGAAACCTCTTAAGAAAATCAATTTTTTATAATGTCATTTTATTCTCCCTTGCTGCAATTGGAACAATCTACCTTGAAATAGGCTATATCTTTATTGTAATACTTCCTTTAATCTCTATTGGATTATTAGCTGCACTTAAAAAAGAGTATGGAGATGTAGAGTGGATTAGATTGGCTATTACTGTTGGTCTAATTGGAGAGATTATCTCTATCTTTGCACTTACAACTGTAACTGCAGCATTAGAGTTTGGAATAAACTTTGACTTTTATAGAACAATGACACTATTTGTTCTTTTCCTTATTTTTATGGTTGTTATTTATAAGTTCTTCCATAATCTTATTTGGTGGTATCCTGAAATTAAAGCAGTGCTTATGCCAGAAAATGACCATCAAGAACAAGATATTAGACTATCTATGGGGATATTCTTTCTTATGATTGCTGTTATGATGTTGTTAAATTTAAAAGTTGCCTTTGGGGCATTTATTGCGGGAACTTTTATTACTACATTCTTTGAAGAACACAATAAACAACTTCCTCATAAGTTAGAGCATTTTGGTTTTGGTTGGCTTGTTCCTATTTTCTTTATTTATGTAGGGTCATCTTTTGAGTTAGAGTCTTTATTTGAAGATGGTTTAGTAGAAAAAGCATTCTATATAGCACTATCAATGATTGCTATTAGATTTATTGCTTCAATGTTATTTGTTAATGAAATGGGATGGAATAGATTCTATATGGTAGGTCTTTCTCATTCAATGCCTATCACGCTTTTAATTGCGGTTGCTACAATTGCTTATAATAATCATTCAATTACACAGTTTTATTATTATGCGTTTATTTTAGCTGCTATTATGGAAGTATTAATTGTGATGGTTGCTATTAGGATTTTGTCTAACTTTATAAAGCCACCTGAGAAAGTGGCTAAATAA
- a CDS encoding AMIN domain-containing protein produces the protein MKTLFTLLLLLPLTIIARENPFQPTTAYEEEQARMIELNEMDENYAVEFQAEQHYINEVYEKMNNPAEEKKAEKKEPKKPALTKEEVKKLIEKAKKETEQKTKEIVKKAVDEKPKEIEQVVYVKPRLDVTYEKEILPFVKVEYDNDKIDIHSDYKVSKKLTLPGKKKIILDYTAKKNFYTVREKLESTNFLKVAVGNHKKDGYFRIVVELAQLPENYEVSYSDNRVTIVRLYEN, from the coding sequence ATGAAAACTTTATTTACACTGTTACTACTTTTACCCCTAACGATAATAGCTAGGGAAAATCCTTTTCAACCAACTACTGCTTATGAAGAAGAACAAGCAAGAATGATTGAACTAAATGAGATGGATGAGAACTATGCTGTTGAATTTCAAGCAGAACAACACTATATAAATGAAGTATATGAAAAGATGAACAACCCTGCTGAAGAAAAGAAAGCAGAGAAAAAAGAACCAAAGAAACCAGCTTTAACAAAAGAAGAAGTTAAAAAGTTAATCGAAAAAGCTAAAAAAGAGACAGAACAAAAAACAAAAGAGATTGTTAAAAAAGCTGTTGATGAAAAGCCAAAAGAGATTGAGCAAGTTGTATATGTAAAACCTAGACTTGATGTTACATATGAAAAAGAGATTCTTCCTTTTGTTAAAGTTGAATATGACAATGATAAGATTGATATTCACTCAGACTATAAAGTTTCTAAAAAACTAACACTTCCAGGAAAAAAGAAAATTATCTTAGACTATACTGCTAAGAAAAACTTCTATACAGTAAGAGAAAAGTTAGAGTCAACTAACTTCTTAAAAGTAGCAGTAGGAAACCATAAAAAAGATGGTTACTTTAGAATTGTTGTTGAACTAGCACAATTACCAGAAAACTACGAAGTATCATATAGCGATAATAGAGTTACTATCGTTAGATTATACGAAAACTAA
- a CDS encoding septum formation initiator, with protein sequence MRENLHELKKFSLIAIGSIAITMLLSYHVANILFGDNSLEVYTSLKDKKEYLQSEIKRLQLENAHLQKEYFELKNLEPEE encoded by the coding sequence ATGAGAGAAAACCTTCATGAGCTAAAAAAGTTTTCGTTAATAGCAATAGGTTCTATTGCTATTACGATGCTTCTTAGTTATCATGTTGCTAATATTCTTTTTGGAGATAACTCTTTAGAAGTGTATACTTCTTTAAAAGATAAAAAAGAGTATCTTCAAAGCGAAATTAAAAGATTACAGCTTGAGAATGCTCACTTACAAAAAGAGTATTTTGAACTAAAAAATTTGGAGCCGGAAGAATGA
- the eno gene encoding phosphopyruvate hydratase: protein MVFIDNVYADEVLDSRGNPTVRATVVLSDGTKQSAIVPSGASTGKREALELRDGDDRFLGKGVLKAVDNVNTVIADELMGLSPYNQAEVDATMKDIDGTHNYEKLGANAVLGVSMAVARAAAASLDIPLYRYLGGANAMTMPVPMFNIINGGEHANNSVDFQEYMVMPVGFDDFNEGLRAVAEIYQHLKKVIDGMGESTAVGDEGGFAPNLKSNEEPITVIMEAIEKAGYKAGEQIAIALDVAASELINDAGKYVLKGENRELTSEELVNYYADLCNKYPIVSIEDGLSEDDWDGWKILTEKIGDKVQLVGDDLFVTNANILAEGIQKGIGNAILIKPNQIGSVSETMLTIRLAQRNNYNCVMSHRSGESEDAFIADFAVALNCGQIKTGSTARSDRIAKYNRLLEIGAEIGYAEYLGKQPFSKK, encoded by the coding sequence ATGGTATTTATTGATAATGTTTATGCAGATGAAGTTTTAGACTCAAGAGGTAATCCAACTGTAAGAGCAACAGTTGTATTAAGTGATGGTACTAAGCAAAGTGCTATCGTTCCAAGTGGAGCAAGTACAGGTAAAAGAGAAGCCTTAGAATTAAGAGATGGTGATGATAGATTTTTAGGAAAAGGCGTTCTTAAAGCTGTAGATAATGTTAACACTGTTATTGCTGATGAGTTAATGGGATTAAGCCCATATAACCAAGCAGAAGTTGATGCTACTATGAAAGATATTGATGGTACACACAACTATGAAAAACTAGGTGCAAATGCAGTACTTGGTGTATCTATGGCAGTTGCAAGAGCAGCAGCAGCTTCTTTAGATATTCCTTTATACAGATACTTAGGTGGAGCAAATGCAATGACTATGCCTGTTCCAATGTTCAATATCATCAATGGTGGAGAGCATGCAAACAACTCTGTTGATTTCCAAGAGTATATGGTTATGCCAGTTGGATTTGATGACTTTAACGAAGGTTTAAGAGCAGTTGCTGAAATCTACCAACACTTAAAAAAAGTTATTGATGGTATGGGTGAATCAACAGCAGTTGGTGACGAAGGTGGTTTTGCACCAAACTTAAAATCAAACGAAGAACCTATTACAGTTATTATGGAAGCTATTGAAAAAGCTGGATATAAAGCTGGTGAGCAAATTGCTATCGCACTAGATGTTGCAGCTTCTGAGCTTATCAACGATGCTGGTAAATATGTTTTAAAAGGTGAGAATAGAGAATTAACTTCAGAAGAGTTAGTAAACTACTATGCAGACCTTTGTAACAAATATCCAATCGTATCTATTGAAGATGGTTTATCTGAAGATGATTGGGATGGATGGAAAATCTTAACTGAAAAAATTGGAGACAAAGTTCAATTAGTAGGTGATGATTTATTCGTTACAAATGCAAATATTTTAGCAGAAGGAATCCAAAAAGGAATTGGTAACGCAATTTTAATTAAGCCAAACCAAATTGGTTCTGTATCTGAAACTATGTTAACTATTAGATTAGCACAAAGAAATAACTACAACTGCGTTATGTCTCATAGATCTGGTGAATCAGAAGATGCATTTATCGCTGATTTTGCAGTTGCATTAAATTGTGGTCAAATCAAAACTGGTTCAACAGCTAGATCTGATAGAATCGCTAAATATAATAGATTATTAGAGATTGGTGCAGAAATTGGTTATGCTGAATATTTAGGAAAGCAACCTTTTTCGAAAAAGTAA
- the recA gene encoding recombinase RecA produces the protein MDENQKKSLDLAIKQIDKTFGKGTLIRLGDKEVVPTEAISTGSLGLDLALGVGGLPKGRVIEIYGPESSGKTTLTLHAIAECQKAGGVCAFIDAEHALDTVYARNLGVDIDNLLVSQPDYGEQALEILETVIRSGAVDLVVVDSVAALTPKVEIDGDMDDQQVGVQARLMSKALRKITGLLNKMHCTVIFINQIRMKIGMTGYGSPETTTGGNALKFYSSVRLDIRRIATLKQAENSIGNRVKVKVVKNKVAPPFKQAEFDIMFGEGISKTGELIDYGVKLDIVDKAGAWFSYDNTKIGQGKENSKVFLKDNPEIANEIEGKILTAMGVNDEIIQGEPESEED, from the coding sequence ATGGATGAAAATCAAAAAAAATCACTTGATTTAGCAATTAAACAAATTGACAAAACATTTGGTAAAGGTACACTAATCAGACTTGGGGACAAAGAAGTAGTTCCAACTGAAGCTATCTCTACAGGTTCTTTAGGACTAGACTTAGCACTAGGTGTAGGAGGACTTCCAAAGGGTAGAGTTATTGAAATTTATGGACCTGAATCTTCAGGTAAAACAACTCTTACTCTTCACGCAATTGCAGAATGCCAAAAAGCAGGTGGAGTTTGTGCCTTTATTGATGCAGAACACGCTTTAGATACTGTTTATGCAAGAAATCTTGGGGTTGATATTGATAACCTACTTGTTTCTCAACCTGATTATGGTGAGCAAGCTTTAGAAATCTTAGAGACAGTTATTAGATCTGGTGCTGTTGATTTAGTAGTAGTTGACTCAGTTGCTGCACTTACTCCAAAAGTAGAAATTGATGGAGATATGGATGACCAACAAGTTGGTGTTCAAGCAAGACTTATGTCAAAAGCTCTTAGAAAAATCACTGGTTTACTAAATAAAATGCACTGTACAGTAATCTTTATTAACCAAATCAGAATGAAAATTGGTATGACAGGTTACGGAAGCCCAGAAACAACTACTGGTGGAAATGCACTTAAATTCTACTCTTCAGTAAGACTAGATATTAGAAGAATTGCGACACTTAAACAAGCAGAAAACTCAATTGGAAATAGAGTAAAAGTTAAAGTTGTTAAAAATAAAGTTGCACCTCCATTTAAACAAGCAGAGTTTGATATTATGTTTGGAGAAGGTATCTCTAAAACAGGTGAACTAATTGACTATGGTGTAAAACTTGATATTGTTGATAAAGCAGGAGCTTGGTTCTCTTATGACAATACAAAAATTGGCCAAGGTAAAGAAAACTCAAAAGTATTCTTAAAAGATAACCCAGAAATTGCAAACGAAATCGAAGGTAAGATTCTTACGGCAATGGGTGTAAATGATGAAATCATTCAAGGTGAACCAGAGTCTGAAGAAGACTAA
- the pseB gene encoding UDP-N-acetylglucosamine 4,6-dehydratase (inverting), with amino-acid sequence MFNNKNILITGGTGSFGKKYTKTILKNYKPNKIIIYSRDELKQYEMAQEYSDPCMRYFIGDVRDEKRLKKAMKGVDYVIHAAALKHVPIAEYNPMECIKTNINGAQNVIDAAIENKVHKIIALSTDKAANPVNLYGATKLASDKLFVAANNLVGEQDTSFSVVRYGNVIGSRGSVVPYFKKLIEEGASSLPITDERMTRFMITLQEGVNFVLKNFERMQGGEIFIPKIPSMKMTELALAMAPKLPHEIIGIRPGEKLHEIMCPSDDSHLTFEFEDHFVIAPTIKFSSIRRFDENLLGEKGKQVEQGFEYNSGNNDVWLSHEEFLDLAKDS; translated from the coding sequence ATGTTTAATAACAAAAACATTTTAATTACGGGTGGAACAGGTAGTTTTGGAAAGAAATATACCAAAACTATATTGAAAAATTATAAACCAAATAAGATAATAATTTATTCAAGAGATGAACTTAAACAGTATGAAATGGCACAAGAGTACTCTGATCCTTGCATGAGATACTTTATTGGTGATGTACGGGATGAAAAGAGATTAAAAAAAGCTATGAAAGGTGTTGACTATGTAATACATGCAGCAGCTTTAAAACACGTGCCAATTGCAGAATACAATCCAATGGAGTGTATAAAAACAAATATCAATGGAGCACAAAACGTTATTGATGCTGCAATCGAAAATAAAGTACATAAAATAATTGCACTTTCGACAGATAAAGCTGCAAACCCTGTAAATCTTTATGGAGCAACAAAGTTAGCTAGTGATAAGCTTTTTGTCGCTGCAAATAATCTTGTAGGTGAACAAGATACTTCTTTTTCAGTTGTAAGGTATGGAAATGTTATTGGAAGCCGTGGTTCTGTAGTTCCTTATTTTAAAAAACTAATAGAAGAGGGAGCTTCATCTTTACCTATTACAGATGAAAGAATGACTAGATTTATGATTACTTTACAAGAGGGAGTGAACTTTGTATTAAAAAACTTTGAAAGAATGCAAGGTGGGGAAATATTTATTCCTAAAATTCCATCAATGAAAATGACAGAACTAGCACTTGCTATGGCTCCTAAGTTACCCCATGAAATCATTGGTATAAGACCTGGTGAAAAACTTCATGAAATAATGTGCCCTAGTGATGACTCTCATTTAACATTTGAGTTTGAAGATCACTTTGTTATCGCTCCTACAATTAAGTTTTCTTCTATTAGAAGATTTGATGAAAATCTATTAGGTGAAAAAGGAAAACAAGTAGAGCAAGGATTTGAATATAACTCTGGTAATAATGATGTTTGGTTAAGTCATGAAGAGTTTTTAGATTTAGCAAAAGATAGTTAA
- the pseC gene encoding UDP-4-amino-4,6-dideoxy-N-acetyl-beta-L-altrosamine transaminase — protein MNFIPYGKQTIEQSDIDSVVEVLKSDFLTTGPKVKEFENALSSYCGAKYVIAVSNGTAALHLASLVLLNEGDKVLTTPNSFLATANSILYVGAKPVFVDIKEDGNIDLDVCEEMLKKDSTIKAIYAVAFSGNMINQSKLKYLKETYGVTILEDCAHAIGAKEGEIKAGSCTNSDISIFSFHPVKHLTTAEGGAITTNSKKLYEKLLSLRTHGMVKTSSMKPWEYEMHQLGFNYRITDLQCALGISQLSKLDSFIHRRFEIAKKYDEAFLKESAKRKENSIIKPLYIFDGTSSYHLYVVLVDFTKLNISKEELFLKMKEKNVGLQLHYIPINKQPYYRQLGYESENTPVMNRYYEECFSLPIYPLLSNEEQEYVINTLFEVLK, from the coding sequence ATGAATTTTATACCCTATGGAAAACAAACTATAGAGCAAAGTGATATAGACTCTGTAGTGGAAGTTTTAAAATCAGATTTTTTAACAACAGGACCAAAAGTAAAAGAGTTTGAAAATGCACTATCTTCTTATTGTGGAGCAAAGTATGTGATTGCAGTATCAAATGGTACAGCTGCTCTACATTTAGCATCATTAGTATTGTTAAATGAAGGAGATAAGGTTTTAACTACTCCTAACTCTTTTTTAGCAACTGCAAACTCTATTCTTTATGTAGGAGCAAAACCAGTTTTTGTAGATATAAAAGAAGATGGAAATATTGATTTAGATGTCTGTGAAGAAATGCTAAAAAAAGATAGTACTATAAAAGCAATATATGCTGTTGCTTTTTCTGGAAATATGATAAATCAATCAAAACTGAAATATTTAAAAGAGACATATGGAGTAACTATTTTAGAGGATTGTGCCCATGCGATTGGTGCAAAAGAAGGTGAAATAAAAGCTGGAAGCTGTACTAATAGTGATATTTCAATATTCTCTTTTCACCCAGTAAAGCATCTTACCACAGCAGAAGGTGGAGCGATTACAACTAACTCAAAAAAGCTTTATGAAAAGCTTCTTTCTTTAAGAACTCATGGTATGGTTAAAACATCTTCAATGAAACCATGGGAGTATGAAATGCATCAATTGGGATTTAACTATCGTATTACCGACCTTCAATGTGCATTAGGGATATCTCAACTTTCTAAGCTAGATAGTTTTATTCATAGACGATTTGAAATAGCAAAAAAATATGATGAGGCTTTTCTCAAAGAGAGTGCAAAGCGCAAGGAAAATTCAATAATAAAACCTTTATATATTTTTGATGGAACATCTTCTTATCATTTATATGTTGTTCTTGTAGATTTTACAAAACTAAATATTTCAAAAGAAGAACTATTTTTAAAAATGAAAGAAAAAAATGTAGGTTTACAACTTCATTATATACCAATAAATAAACAACCATATTATAGACAATTAGGTTATGAAAGTGAAAATACTCCTGTAATGAATAGATATTATGAGGAGTGTTTCTCTCTTCCAATATATCCTTTGTTAAGTAATGAAGAGCAAGAGTACGTAATTAATACATTATTTGAGGTATTGAAGTAA
- the pseF gene encoding pseudaminic acid cytidylyltransferase, whose amino-acid sequence MKKNAIAIIPARGGSKRIPRKNIKDFHGKPLIAYSIEVALRSKLFDKVIVSTDDEEIASIAKEYGAEVPFLRPEELSDDFTGTADVVNHAIGYLESKDEYYEYICTIYATAPFLQKKYIIEGYESLKNSDAINSFSSTSMPFPIQRTFKLNKDGRCEMFMPEHYMTRSQDLEEAYQDAGQFYWTNRIRQKKSINTMIFSDISIPLILPRYLVQDIDTLEDWTRAEYMYTALKQNGEL is encoded by the coding sequence ATGAAAAAAAATGCTATAGCAATAATTCCAGCAAGGGGTGGAAGTAAAAGAATTCCAAGGAAAAATATAAAAGATTTTCATGGAAAACCTTTGATTGCTTATAGTATAGAGGTTGCATTAAGATCAAAACTTTTTGATAAGGTAATTGTTTCTACTGATGATGAAGAAATAGCAAGTATTGCAAAAGAGTATGGGGCAGAAGTCCCGTTCTTAAGGCCTGAAGAGTTAAGTGATGATTTTACAGGCACAGCTGATGTTGTAAATCATGCCATAGGTTATCTTGAGTCTAAAGACGAATATTATGAGTATATATGTACTATTTATGCAACAGCACCTTTTTTACAGAAGAAGTATATAATAGAAGGATATGAGAGCTTAAAAAATAGTGATGCCATAAATAGCTTTAGTTCTACATCCATGCCTTTTCCTATTCAGAGAACTTTTAAACTCAATAAAGATGGAAGATGTGAAATGTTCATGCCAGAACATTATATGACAAGGTCTCAAGATTTAGAAGAGGCTTACCAGGATGCAGGACAATTTTATTGGACAAATAGAATACGACAAAAAAAGAGTATAAATACAATGATTTTTAGTGATATTAGTATTCCTCTTATCCTTCCAAGATATTTGGTACAAGATATAGATACTTTAGAAGACTGGACAAGAGCTGAGTATATGTATACTGCATTAAAACAAAATGGGGAACTTTAA
- the pseG gene encoding UDP-2,4-diacetamido-2,4,6-trideoxy-beta-L-altropyranose hydrolase, translated as MNILFRADSSSQIGTGHIMRDLVLAKKYEKKKHNIIFASRELEGNINSKIDEAQYKRLVLKTENIKELNRIIKEQNIDMIVIDHYGIDFSFEKKLKKANPSLKIFVLDDTYERHYCDTLLNHNISADKKRYKGLVPNSCKLKCGKKYTLLREEFIKEKKKKRKRNDTKIKTIFIAMGGADHSNINIDILKVLSKFKNIKVNLVTTRANKNLKELEAYCQNKKWIILHINSNKIAKLMAKSDFAIVTPSVTINEVYYLGLPMIAVKTADNQLDMYKYLKKKKISLLKKFDRNKLRTYINKIV; from the coding sequence ATGAATATACTTTTTAGGGCAGACTCTTCATCTCAAATTGGTACTGGGCATATAATGAGGGATTTGGTTTTAGCAAAAAAGTATGAGAAAAAAAAACATAACATAATATTTGCAAGTAGAGAATTAGAAGGAAATATTAATTCTAAAATTGATGAAGCTCAATATAAAAGGTTGGTTCTTAAGACGGAGAATATCAAAGAATTAAATAGAATTATAAAAGAACAAAATATTGATATGATAGTGATTGATCATTATGGTATTGATTTTAGTTTTGAAAAAAAGTTAAAAAAAGCTAATCCAAGTTTAAAAATATTTGTACTTGATGATACTTATGAAAGACATTACTGTGATACTCTTTTAAATCATAATATAAGTGCTGATAAAAAGAGATATAAAGGATTAGTTCCTAATAGTTGTAAGTTGAAATGTGGAAAGAAATATACTCTTTTAAGAGAAGAATTCATTAAAGAAAAAAAGAAAAAAAGAAAAAGAAATGATACAAAAATAAAAACTATTTTTATTGCAATGGGTGGAGCTGATCATAGTAATATAAATATTGATATTCTCAAAGTATTAAGCAAATTTAAAAATATAAAAGTAAATTTAGTAACAACAAGAGCAAATAAAAATTTAAAAGAGTTAGAAGCTTATTGTCAAAATAAAAAGTGGATTATTCTTCATATAAATTCAAATAAAATAGCAAAACTTATGGCAAAGAGTGATTTTGCAATTGTTACACCAAGTGTAACTATAAACGAAGTTTATTATCTAGGGTTACCAATGATAGCAGTAAAGACAGCTGATAATCAACTGGACATGTATAAATATCTTAAGAAGAAAAAAATTTCACTTCTAAAAAAGTTTGATAGAAATAAGTTAAGGACATATATAAATAAGATAGTATGA
- the pseH gene encoding UDP-4-amino-4,6-dideoxy-N-acetyl-beta-L-altrosamine N-acetyltransferase: MKKIKLINFTKLSLDEKKLILQWRNNPLIKKWMYTEKDISLEDHLSFIDNLLLSEDKLYFLVKENMEYIGVIDFVNISPDSLNMGIYANPFLKNKGIILLEEIIKYSFDILKVKKIKAEVFKENDKACNLYKKYNFTTVNEKNINNREVACMELINENR; the protein is encoded by the coding sequence ATGAAAAAGATTAAACTAATAAATTTTACTAAATTATCATTAGATGAAAAAAAATTAATTCTTCAATGGAGAAATAATCCTCTTATAAAAAAGTGGATGTATACAGAGAAAGATATTAGTTTAGAAGATCATTTATCTTTTATTGATAATTTACTTTTATCTGAGGATAAGTTATACTTTTTAGTTAAAGAGAATATGGAATATATAGGTGTCATTGATTTTGTTAATATTTCACCTGATTCTTTAAATATGGGAATATATGCTAACCCTTTTTTAAAAAATAAAGGAATAATTTTATTAGAAGAAATAATCAAGTACTCCTTTGATATTCTAAAAGTTAAAAAAATAAAAGCAGAAGTTTTTAAAGAAAATGATAAAGCCTGTAATTTATATAAAAAATATAACTTTACTACAGTCAATGAAAAGAATATAAATAATAGAGAAGTAGCTTGTATGGAGTTAATAAATGAAAATAGGTAA
- the pseI gene encoding pseudaminic acid synthase — protein sequence MKIGNFDLKKDGTYIISELSANHGRDINIVKKTIKAAKEIGANAVKLQTYTADTLTLNSDKEDFIIKGGTLWDDKKLYELYKEAYLPWEWHKELFEYARSIDIDIFSSPFDKSAVDFLEQFNPSAYKIASFEITDYDLIKYTASKGKPIIISTGIATISEIQDAVDICRSVGNENIILLKCTSSYPAPLEDANLATIPNLAQTFGVVSGFSDHTLGTTAPVVAVTLGAKVIEKHFILDKSIGGPDADFSLDKQEFSDMIKAVRDTEGLLGKVDYTLTAKKKKSRQFARSLYVSKDIKKGELFTEKNIRSVRPGYGLHPKYLNDILGKEAKKSYTIGDRVSF from the coding sequence ATGAAAATAGGTAACTTTGATTTAAAAAAAGATGGAACTTATATAATATCAGAACTTAGTGCAAATCATGGTAGAGATATTAATATTGTTAAAAAAACTATAAAAGCAGCCAAAGAAATAGGAGCAAATGCAGTAAAACTTCAAACTTATACTGCAGATACTTTAACATTAAATTCAGATAAAGAGGACTTTATTATTAAAGGTGGAACTCTTTGGGATGATAAAAAACTTTATGAATTATATAAAGAAGCGTACCTTCCTTGGGAATGGCACAAGGAGTTATTTGAATATGCTAGAAGTATTGATATTGATATTTTCTCGAGTCCTTTTGATAAAAGTGCAGTTGATTTTCTAGAACAGTTTAACCCAAGTGCATATAAAATTGCTTCTTTTGAAATAACGGACTATGATCTTATCAAATATACCGCATCTAAAGGGAAGCCTATTATAATTAGTACTGGAATAGCTACAATAAGTGAGATACAAGATGCTGTTGATATATGTAGAAGTGTAGGGAATGAAAATATTATACTTTTAAAATGTACAAGTTCTTATCCTGCACCACTAGAAGATGCAAACTTAGCAACTATCCCAAATTTAGCACAAACATTTGGTGTAGTAAGTGGTTTTTCTGATCATACACTGGGAACTACAGCACCTGTTGTTGCAGTTACTCTTGGTGCAAAAGTTATCGAAAAACATTTTATTTTAGATAAATCAATAGGTGGTCCTGATGCAGATTTTTCTTTAGATAAACAAGAGTTTTCTGATATGATAAAGGCAGTAAGAGATACTGAAGGATTACTTGGTAAAGTTGATTATACTTTAACTGCTAAAAAGAAAAAGTCAAGACAGTTTGCAAGAAGTCTTTATGTTAGTAAAGATATAAAAAAAGGTGAACTCTTTACGGAAAAAAATATAAGAAGTGTAAGACCTGGATATGGGTTACATCCAAAGTATTTAAATGATATTTTAGGAAAAGAAGCTAAAAAGAGTTATACCATTGGAGATAGAGTAAGCTTTTAA
- a CDS encoding WbqC family protein, with protein sequence MSKVAILQSNYIPWKGYFDLINSVDYFVIYDSMQYTRRDWRNRNKIQTTTGLKWLSIPVVTKNKFHQSIFNTKVENKNWAQIHWETIKRNYTKATYFKEYKELFEELYLNSNEDFLSDINYKFLKAINDILGIKTKILFSNEFKLVEGKSERLLGICKELNAATYFSGPAAKDYLNENLFKEEKIEVNWMDYSNYKPYPQVFTPFNHFVSILDLIFNMGENSSLYMKSFKAKNE encoded by the coding sequence ATGAGCAAAGTTGCTATATTACAATCTAACTATATACCTTGGAAAGGTTATTTTGATTTAATAAATAGTGTTGATTATTTTGTAATATATGATAGTATGCAATATACAAGAAGAGACTGGAGAAATAGAAATAAAATACAAACAACTACTGGATTAAAGTGGTTAAGTATTCCTGTTGTTACTAAAAATAAATTTCATCAATCTATTTTTAATACAAAAGTTGAAAATAAAAACTGGGCACAAATTCATTGGGAAACAATAAAAAGAAATTATACTAAAGCTACTTATTTTAAAGAGTATAAAGAGTTATTTGAAGAACTTTATTTAAATTCAAATGAAGATTTTTTAAGTGATATAAATTATAAATTTTTAAAAGCTATAAATGATATTTTAGGAATAAAAACCAAAATACTTTTCTCCAATGAGTTTAAATTAGTTGAAGGGAAAAGTGAAAGATTATTAGGAATATGTAAGGAATTAAATGCTGCAACTTATTTTTCCGGACCAGCTGCTAAAGATTATTTAAATGAAAATCTTTTTAAAGAAGAAAAAATTGAAGTTAACTGGATGGATTACTCAAACTATAAACCCTATCCTCAAGTTTTTACTCCTTTTAATCACTTTGTTTCTATTTTAGATCTTATTTTTAATATGGGAGAAAATAGTAGCTTATATATGAAAAGTTTTAAGGCTAAAAATGAATAA